The following are from one region of the Stanieria cyanosphaera PCC 7437 genome:
- the sufR gene encoding iron-sulfur cluster biosynthesis transcriptional regulator SufR, producing MTTTGIPSTKQSILQHLLKQGQASAQQLAQALKISPQATRRHLNELEVEGLIKYESVQTGMGRPQHLYQLSQQGRSLFPHRYGEFAVSFLDTLAETVGKEQVTKVLEKQWQRKAAEYRDRIGNGSLRQRVAALVELRQQEGYMAELHSIQGDKQQFILAEHHCAISEVAESYPSICGHELEMFAAVLPDCTVERTHWINNGEHRCGYLIRAK from the coding sequence ATGACGACCACAGGGATACCGTCTACTAAGCAGAGTATTCTGCAACATTTACTCAAACAAGGTCAAGCCTCAGCACAACAGCTAGCCCAGGCTTTGAAGATTAGTCCGCAAGCAACTCGCCGTCACCTCAATGAATTGGAGGTTGAGGGTTTAATCAAATACGAATCAGTGCAAACGGGGATGGGAAGACCACAACATCTTTATCAACTAAGTCAACAAGGGCGATCGCTTTTTCCTCATCGTTACGGAGAGTTTGCTGTTTCTTTTTTAGATACTTTAGCGGAAACTGTAGGCAAAGAACAGGTTACTAAGGTTTTGGAAAAGCAATGGCAAAGAAAAGCTGCTGAATATCGCGATCGCATTGGTAATGGTTCTTTACGTCAAAGAGTAGCTGCTCTAGTTGAATTGCGTCAACAAGAAGGTTATATGGCAGAGTTACACTCGATTCAAGGAGATAAGCAGCAATTTATTTTGGCTGAACATCATTGTGCTATTTCAGAAGTGGCAGAGTCTTATCCGAGTATTTGTGGTCACGAATTAGAAATGTTTGCTGCAGTCTTGCCCGATTGTACTGTAGAACGTACTCACTGGATTAATAACGGTGAGCATCGTTGTGGGTATTTAATTAGAGCTAAGTAA
- the sufB gene encoding Fe-S cluster assembly protein SufB produces the protein MSSTVKNLVNQPYKYGFITEIEADTIPRGLNEDIIRLISAKKNEPEFMLQFRLKAYHQWLKMTEPTWAHVGYPPIDYQNIIYYSAPKQKKAKLNSLDEVDPALLETFEKLGLPLSEQKRLSNVAVDAIFDSVSIATTFKEKLAEEGVIFCSISEALQEHPDLVQKYLGSVVPVADNYFAALNSAVFSDGSFVFIPKGVKCPMELSTYFRINNGETGQFERTLIVAEEGASVSYLEGCTAPMYDSNQLHAAVVELVALDDAEIKYSTVQNWFAGDENGKGGIYNFVTKRGLCKGVNSKISWTQVETGSAITWKYPSCVLVGDNSVGEFYSIALTNHKQQADTGTKMIHIGKNTRSTIISKGISAGESKGSYRGLVKIGPKADGARNYSQCDSMLIGDNAEANTFPYIQVDNNSARVEHEASTAKIGEEQLFYFAQRGISEEDAVSMLVSGFCKDVLNELPMEFAAEADKLLSLKLEGTVG, from the coding sequence ATGAGTTCCACAGTCAAAAACTTAGTCAATCAACCTTATAAATACGGCTTTATCACTGAGATCGAGGCTGATACAATTCCTCGCGGACTGAATGAAGATATTATCCGCTTGATTTCAGCCAAGAAAAACGAGCCAGAATTTATGTTGCAGTTTCGCCTCAAAGCATATCACCAGTGGCTAAAAATGACTGAACCAACTTGGGCTCATGTAGGTTATCCTCCCATTGATTATCAAAACATTATTTACTATTCTGCACCTAAACAAAAGAAAGCAAAACTCAATAGTCTCGATGAAGTCGATCCAGCTTTACTCGAAACCTTTGAAAAACTTGGTCTTCCTCTCTCAGAACAAAAAAGATTGAGCAATGTTGCAGTTGACGCGATTTTTGATAGTGTTTCCATCGCTACTACCTTTAAAGAGAAGTTAGCAGAAGAAGGAGTAATTTTCTGCTCAATTTCTGAAGCCCTACAAGAACATCCAGATCTGGTACAAAAATATTTAGGAAGTGTTGTTCCTGTAGCAGACAATTATTTTGCTGCCCTGAATTCGGCTGTTTTTAGTGATGGTTCGTTTGTGTTTATTCCCAAGGGTGTTAAATGCCCAATGGAATTATCTACCTATTTTCGCATTAACAACGGTGAAACGGGACAATTTGAAAGAACTTTAATTGTTGCCGAAGAAGGTGCTTCGGTTAGTTATTTAGAAGGTTGTACCGCGCCAATGTACGACAGTAACCAACTTCATGCTGCGGTAGTAGAATTAGTAGCTTTAGATGATGCCGAGATTAAATATTCTACAGTTCAAAACTGGTTTGCTGGCGACGAAAACGGCAAAGGAGGTATTTACAACTTTGTAACCAAACGCGGTTTGTGTAAGGGAGTGAATTCCAAAATTTCTTGGACTCAAGTAGAAACAGGTTCAGCCATCACTTGGAAATATCCTAGTTGTGTTTTAGTAGGGGATAATTCAGTAGGAGAATTTTATTCCATTGCTCTTACTAATCACAAGCAACAAGCAGATACAGGAACAAAAATGATTCATATCGGCAAAAATACCCGCAGTACAATTATTTCTAAAGGTATTTCGGCTGGAGAATCAAAAGGTAGTTATCGCGGTTTAGTTAAAATTGGACCAAAAGCAGACGGTGCGAGAAATTATTCTCAATGTGACTCGATGTTAATTGGGGATAACGCTGAAGCTAATACTTTCCCTTATATCCAAGTAGACAACAATAGTGCCAGAGTCGAACACGAAGCTTCTACAGCAAAAATTGGCGAAGAACAACTATTTTACTTTGCTCAACGTGGTATCTCTGAAGAAGACGCAGTTTCCATGTTAGTTAGTGGTTTTTGTAAAGATGTTTTAAATGAGTTACCAATGGAATTTGCAGCAGAAGCAGATAAGTTATTGAGTCTGAAGTTAGAAGGTACAGTAGGTTAA
- a CDS encoding serine/threonine-protein kinase, with protein MTKNRIRNETLVGKLLNERYLVVKICTSGSFGETYLAEDVQHSEHPICFVKRFKPTTKNLHLIKVAKLMFEREAKITSSLGNSRYIPRLLATFSEKNQFYLVQEFIQGHTLYSELATGDCWEENQVIQLLQEVLPILEFIHSHGIIHRDIKPSNLIRRWDDHKLVLIDFGVAKLINNDLEEINNSKDHKIIVGTPGYMPSEQAQAHSCFGSDIYALGIIAIETLTGTDTLNLSFDPKTHELSWEHLVSVSSELIAIINKMVCQDYHKRYQSASEVLKALEHYQQKQKSELKFLLLENTSNLIAEQPVNSKSLTNSTSLVKSLHNNNYSNKIFLIGIIVSIATTWPIALGIYYFIWLLNNTDNVPNPSSPASLNQDSSSNKRDTISFLK; from the coding sequence ATGACAAAAAATCGGATCAGGAATGAAACACTAGTAGGCAAGCTACTTAATGAACGTTATTTAGTTGTTAAAATTTGCACTTCTGGTAGCTTTGGAGAAACTTATCTAGCTGAAGATGTTCAACACAGCGAGCATCCCATTTGTTTTGTCAAACGTTTCAAACCTACTACTAAAAATTTGCACCTGATCAAAGTAGCAAAATTAATGTTTGAAAGGGAGGCTAAAATTACTAGTAGTTTAGGTAATTCCCGATACATTCCTCGACTTTTAGCTACTTTTAGCGAAAAAAATCAATTTTATTTAGTACAAGAGTTTATTCAAGGACATACTCTTTATTCAGAATTAGCAACAGGAGATTGCTGGGAAGAAAATCAGGTTATTCAACTACTACAAGAAGTTTTGCCAATTTTAGAATTTATTCATTCTCATGGTATTATTCATCGGGACATTAAGCCTAGTAATTTAATCCGACGTTGGGATGATCATAAATTAGTCTTAATAGATTTTGGTGTAGCTAAACTGATTAATAATGATCTCGAAGAAATTAATAATTCTAAAGATCACAAAATTATAGTTGGTACTCCTGGTTATATGCCTAGTGAGCAAGCACAAGCTCATTCTTGTTTTGGCAGCGATATCTATGCACTGGGAATAATTGCTATTGAAACACTTACGGGTACAGATACTCTAAATTTAAGTTTCGATCCCAAAACTCATGAACTAAGTTGGGAGCATTTAGTGTCTGTTAGTTCAGAGTTAATTGCCATTATTAACAAAATGGTATGTCAAGATTATCATAAACGCTATCAGTCTGCATCGGAAGTTTTAAAAGCACTTGAGCATTATCAACAGAAGCAAAAATCTGAATTAAAATTTTTATTATTAGAAAATACTTCTAATTTAATTGCAGAACAACCAGTAAATTCAAAATCTCTGACTAATTCAACTAGTTTAGTTAAATCTTTACACAATAACAATTATTCAAACAAAATTTTTCTAATCGGAATTATTGTTAGCATTGCGACTACTTGGCCAATAGCTCTTGGCATTTACTATTTTATTTGGTTATTAAATAATACTGATAATGTTCCTAATCCTTCTTCTCCTGCATCACTAAATCAAGATTCTAGTTCAAACAAGCGAGATACAATTAGTTTTTTAAAGTAG
- a CDS encoding PstS family phosphate ABC transporter substrate-binding protein has protein sequence MNKLSKDATLLLKGLIIGKVLTLVVVGGFFWWFWSRLGQQQNLVASRNTSSENTSSILKSQAVTNIPIGSFNYGGSPAWAPIRQTIDSQIQATYPELQLRYVNPVNANPSSSSGIEMLLNGELDFVQSTRPVTKQEQTLAQQQGFSLQEYPVAIDGVAVVVNPALKITEGLTVKQLKQIFTGKINNWSEIGGNDLAIVPFAVPEKDAESVIFASSNESEKTSLGQEVQYVNSTTEAIRKVSKTPGGIYFASAKTLIPQCTVKPLALGYSSDLLITPYNEPLISPQQCPGLRNQVNTEVFEDNTYPITRKMYVIVKEDGSLAQQAGEAYAKLLQTQTVQNAIAQAGFASLNRSKEVAEENSTEASQ, from the coding sequence ATGAATAAACTAAGCAAAGACGCAACTCTGCTTTTAAAAGGTTTAATTATTGGTAAAGTATTAACACTAGTAGTAGTTGGTGGATTTTTCTGGTGGTTTTGGTCGCGTTTGGGACAACAACAAAATCTTGTCGCTTCTAGAAATACAAGTTCAGAGAATACTTCTTCTATTCTCAAATCTCAAGCAGTTACCAACATTCCAATCGGTTCATTTAATTACGGTGGTAGTCCAGCATGGGCTCCAATTCGACAGACAATCGATTCTCAAATTCAAGCTACCTATCCTGAATTGCAATTGCGCTATGTAAATCCTGTTAATGCTAATCCTAGTTCAAGTTCGGGCATTGAGATGTTACTCAACGGAGAGTTAGACTTTGTTCAGTCGACACGCCCTGTAACTAAACAAGAACAAACTCTTGCTCAACAACAAGGCTTTTCTCTTCAGGAATACCCAGTTGCCATAGATGGAGTAGCAGTGGTAGTTAATCCAGCTTTAAAAATCACCGAAGGATTAACTGTTAAACAACTAAAGCAAATTTTTACGGGAAAAATCAACAATTGGAGTGAAATAGGAGGAAATGATCTTGCCATTGTTCCCTTTGCAGTTCCTGAAAAAGATGCAGAATCGGTAATTTTTGCCTCATCTAATGAGTCAGAAAAAACCTCATTGGGGCAAGAGGTACAATACGTCAACTCTACTACTGAAGCAATTCGCAAGGTTAGTAAAACTCCAGGTGGAATTTATTTTGCTTCGGCAAAGACACTCATTCCTCAGTGTACTGTTAAACCTTTAGCTTTAGGTTACAGTAGCGATCTCTTAATAACTCCCTATAATGAGCCGTTAATTTCACCACAACAGTGTCCTGGTTTACGAAATCAAGTTAATACAGAAGTCTTTGAAGATAATACTTATCCGATAACCAGAAAAATGTATGTAATTGTCAAAGAAGATGGAAGTTTGGCGCAGCAGGCAGGAGAAGCTTATGCAAAGCTTTTACAAACTCAAACCGTTCAAAATGCGATCGCACAAGCTGGATTTGCTAGTTTGAATCGATCAAAAGAAGTTGCTGAAGAAAATTCAACAGAAGCTAGTCAATAA
- a CDS encoding inositol monophosphatase family protein: protein MSQNSIQQLQIFLDIATEAVMTAGVVLQNNWNKLEEIEEKGKPGDLVTEADKQAEKAIIQVLNRHVPEHSILAEESGKLGAIESEYLWAIDPLDGTTNYAHGYPVSAVSVGLMIDGVPQVGAVYNPFRNELFRAAKGLGASCNRRPIQVSQTQELSKSLLVTGFAYDRRETTDNNYAEFCYLTHLTQGVRRSGSASLDLTDVACGRLDGYWERGLSPWDITAGIVIVEEAGGKVTAYDGSEIQLNSGRILATNGHIHQSLSQALLETPSLASWQAN from the coding sequence ATGAGCCAAAATTCCATTCAACAATTACAAATCTTTTTAGATATCGCTACCGAAGCAGTTATGACTGCTGGAGTCGTTTTACAAAATAATTGGAATAAGTTAGAGGAGATTGAAGAAAAAGGTAAACCTGGAGATTTGGTTACCGAAGCTGATAAACAAGCAGAAAAAGCAATTATTCAAGTTTTAAATCGTCATGTTCCTGAACATAGTATTTTGGCAGAAGAATCGGGAAAACTAGGTGCAATCGAAAGTGAATATCTTTGGGCGATCGATCCTTTAGATGGTACAACTAATTATGCTCATGGTTATCCTGTGTCTGCCGTTTCGGTTGGGTTAATGATTGATGGTGTTCCTCAAGTAGGAGCGGTATATAATCCTTTTCGTAATGAATTATTTCGCGCTGCTAAAGGCTTGGGTGCGAGTTGCAATCGTCGTCCAATTCAGGTTTCTCAAACTCAAGAATTAAGTAAAAGTCTGCTAGTAACGGGGTTTGCTTACGATCGCAGAGAAACAACGGATAATAATTATGCTGAGTTTTGTTATCTGACTCATCTCACTCAAGGCGTGCGTCGTAGTGGTTCGGCTTCTTTAGATTTAACTGATGTTGCTTGTGGTAGATTAGATGGTTATTGGGAAAGAGGGCTTAGTCCTTGGGACATTACTGCTGGAATTGTAATTGTTGAAGAGGCTGGCGGAAAAGTAACGGCTTATGATGGTAGTGAAATTCAGCTTAATTCTGGGCGAATTTTAGCGACTAATGGTCACATTCATCAAAGTTTGAGCCAAGCTCTTTTAGAAACTCCCTCTTTAGCTAGTTGGCAAGCGAATTAA
- a CDS encoding thermonuclease family protein has product MVSGQTIEVWLTQADHFKSKETVRIIGINAPDLQQSPWGKAAQQRLKQLISPNVSASSIQLKLEKKDPFNRYLAHIWHDKTLISEQLVKEGYVLADTNYPNQYSQRLWYAQEYARLMGYGIWNPQQPMRESPEQFRSQQTKS; this is encoded by the coding sequence GTGGTAAGCGGACAAACCATTGAAGTATGGTTAACTCAAGCAGACCATTTTAAGTCAAAAGAAACAGTCAGAATCATTGGTATTAATGCCCCAGATTTGCAGCAATCTCCTTGGGGAAAAGCAGCCCAACAGAGACTCAAGCAATTAATCAGCCCAAATGTTTCTGCTTCATCAATTCAATTAAAGCTTGAAAAAAAAGATCCTTTTAATCGTTATTTAGCTCATATTTGGCATGATAAAACTTTAATTAGCGAGCAATTAGTTAAAGAAGGATATGTTTTAGCTGATACTAATTATCCCAATCAATACAGTCAGCGTCTTTGGTATGCACAAGAATATGCTCGTTTAATGGGTTATGGGATTTGGAATCCTCAACAACCGATGCGAGAATCTCCTGAGCAATTTCGTTCTCAACAAACTAAATCATGA
- a CDS encoding 2Fe-2S iron-sulfur cluster-binding protein, whose product MKSHKITVHYRQQGKIYTVEVPEDEYILQTAEKQGVELPFSCRNGACTSCAVRISSGEIEQPEAMGLSPKLKKQGYALLCVSYPRSDLVVETQDEDEVYELQFGRYFGKGKVRVGLPLDED is encoded by the coding sequence ATGAAATCTCATAAAATTACTGTCCACTATCGTCAACAAGGAAAAATCTATACTGTAGAAGTTCCTGAAGACGAATATATTTTACAGACGGCGGAAAAACAGGGTGTAGAACTACCTTTTTCTTGTCGTAATGGTGCTTGTACCAGTTGTGCTGTCAGAATTAGCTCTGGAGAAATCGAACAACCTGAAGCAATGGGATTATCACCCAAATTAAAAAAACAAGGTTATGCTTTATTGTGTGTGAGCTATCCTCGTTCAGATCTAGTCGTAGAAACCCAAGATGAGGATGAAGTGTACGAACTTCAGTTTGGGCGTTATTTTGGTAAAGGAAAAGTTCGAGTGGGTTTACCTTTGGATGAAGATTAA
- a CDS encoding RNA-guided endonuclease InsQ/TnpB family protein, with protein MKARYQYRFYPTIQQQVSLAQLFGCVRVVWNDALAFCKESEKLPGYNKLAARLTQTKRLETREWLREVSSVPLQQSLRQLDTAYKNFFESRNGKRKGSKVGSPKFKKKVSRQSATFANTAFKVSDGEVYLAKIGNLKPVWSRELPSHPSSVTVIKDCAGRYFLSFVVEVVPNQVEAKNQSIGIDLGIKTFAVMSNGFKATSPDYSKQNRKVRKLQKKLARQQKDSKRRNKTRLQIAKLHNRIAETRKDFLHKLSTKTVNDNQVIVLEDLNVSGMVKNRRLARAISLQGWREFRNLCEAKSEKSGRTFQTIDRWQPTSQVCCDCGFRWGKIDLSVRFVVCLSCGIEQDRDENAAKNIEMVGIGHCHDLKRTQRDCRTSSLAGLDEVSRITVASAQ; from the coding sequence ATGAAAGCTCGATATCAATACAGATTTTACCCAACCATCCAACAACAGGTGAGTTTAGCTCAACTGTTTGGCTGTGTTCGAGTTGTCTGGAATGATGCCTTAGCTTTCTGCAAGGAGTCGGAAAAGCTGCCAGGGTATAACAAGCTTGCTGCCAGGTTGACTCAAACCAAAAGACTCGAAACAAGAGAATGGTTAAGGGAGGTTTCTTCTGTCCCATTGCAGCAATCCTTAAGACAATTAGACACTGCCTACAAGAACTTTTTCGAGTCCAGAAATGGAAAGAGAAAAGGCAGCAAAGTAGGCTCACCTAAATTTAAGAAGAAAGTGAGTCGCCAGTCAGCAACCTTTGCCAATACGGCTTTTAAGGTTTCTGATGGTGAAGTCTATTTAGCTAAGATTGGTAATTTAAAGCCAGTTTGGTCTAGAGAACTTCCCTCACATCCAAGTTCTGTAACTGTGATTAAAGATTGTGCTGGACGCTATTTTCTAAGCTTTGTAGTTGAGGTTGTACCTAATCAAGTTGAGGCTAAAAATCAAAGTATTGGAATTGATTTGGGTATCAAAACGTTTGCTGTGATGAGCAATGGCTTTAAGGCAACAAGCCCCGACTACTCGAAACAGAATCGTAAAGTTCGCAAACTACAGAAGAAGTTAGCACGCCAACAAAAGGACTCTAAACGGAGAAATAAGACTCGTCTTCAAATTGCCAAACTGCATAATCGGATTGCCGAGACTCGGAAAGATTTTCTACATAAACTATCGACTAAAACAGTTAACGACAACCAAGTGATTGTTTTGGAAGATTTAAATGTGTCAGGAATGGTTAAGAATCGTCGATTAGCCAGAGCGATTAGTTTGCAAGGCTGGCGAGAGTTTAGAAATTTGTGTGAAGCTAAGTCGGAAAAGTCTGGTCGGACATTTCAAACGATTGATAGATGGCAACCGACTAGCCAAGTTTGCTGTGACTGTGGGTTCAGGTGGGGGAAGATCGATCTTTCAGTACGTTTTGTAGTCTGTTTGAGTTGCGGTATAGAGCAAGACAGAGACGAAAATGCAGCAAAAAATATAGAAATGGTCGGGATAGGGCATTGCCACGACCTTAAACGGACGCAGAGAGACTGTAGGACCAGTTCGCTGGCAGGACTCGATGAAGTGTCAAGAATCACTGTGGCTTCAGCCCAGTGA
- a CDS encoding alpha/beta fold hydrolase, translating into MSSSSNNYSWKNFDCAYQFYPSQHQQSENLALLLIHPIGVGLSGVFWQRFISAWQQQEQSYSIYNPDLLGCGKSEMPHLAYFPEDWAAQLKYFLETVVKQPVVLVVQGALFPVALELVNDPMQPNYIKGLVLSGPPAWKIMTEAGKPLQQKILWNLLFDSPVGNLFYRYARRRKFLQSFSTRQLFAEAEAVDPNWLDFLQAGAKNLDSRYAVFSFLASFWRKDYTKKIQSISQPTLVVFGNEASSISREGLAETPQQRLDLYLNNLPSGQGKIIPGRNVLPYESTKEFVAVVKDFVRQLSILI; encoded by the coding sequence ATGTCATCTTCTTCAAATAATTACTCTTGGAAAAACTTTGATTGCGCCTATCAATTTTACCCTTCTCAACACCAACAATCAGAGAATTTAGCTTTATTACTAATTCATCCCATTGGAGTGGGTTTATCGGGAGTTTTTTGGCAACGTTTTATTTCAGCTTGGCAACAACAAGAACAATCTTATTCAATTTACAATCCTGATTTGTTAGGCTGTGGTAAAAGTGAAATGCCTCATTTAGCCTATTTTCCTGAAGATTGGGCAGCCCAACTCAAGTATTTTCTAGAAACAGTTGTTAAGCAACCTGTAGTTTTAGTCGTGCAAGGAGCATTATTTCCTGTAGCGTTGGAGTTAGTCAACGATCCTATGCAACCTAATTATATTAAAGGTTTAGTTTTATCAGGTCCTCCGGCGTGGAAAATTATGACGGAAGCTGGTAAACCTCTGCAACAAAAAATACTTTGGAATCTTTTGTTTGATTCTCCTGTTGGTAATCTTTTTTATCGTTATGCCCGTCGTCGTAAATTTTTGCAGTCTTTTTCTACTCGTCAATTGTTTGCCGAAGCAGAAGCAGTCGATCCTAATTGGTTAGATTTTTTGCAAGCAGGGGCTAAAAATTTGGATAGTCGCTATGCAGTCTTTTCTTTTTTAGCTAGTTTTTGGCGCAAAGATTATACTAAAAAAATTCAAAGCATTTCTCAACCTACTTTAGTTGTCTTCGGAAACGAAGCTTCTAGTATCAGTCGTGAAGGTTTGGCAGAAACTCCACAACAAAGATTAGATTTGTACTTAAATAATTTACCATCAGGTCAAGGCAAAATTATCCCAGGACGAAATGTTTTACCTTATGAATCTACCAAGGAATTCGTTGCTGTAGTGAAGGATTTTGTTCGTCAGTTATCTATACTTATTTGA
- a CDS encoding phosphodiester glycosidase family protein has product MNKKFFCLMVISFGFLLASGVYSQSISNSPSQIRYDTTEQGNSIVHTIIIPHDSNFKVYPEVAPELQSIETFATQHKAIAVINAGYFDPKNQKTTSYITRQGKLVADPRTNERLIKNPDLQPYLDKILNRTEFRRYICSHRFRYDITFHQDDIPNGCVLIDAIGGGPQILPQNTAFEEGFTDYQAEEKIRDAIGTTQLNARSAIALTNNGDLILALVAQKPESPTNSGMSLEQLADFLTTLGVEKAMNLDGGSSASLYYDGKTVYGRLDSEGNQIQRPIKSVILVR; this is encoded by the coding sequence GTGAACAAGAAATTCTTTTGTTTGATGGTAATTAGTTTCGGATTTTTATTAGCTTCTGGTGTTTATTCCCAATCTATCAGCAATTCTCCTTCACAAATCCGCTATGATACTACTGAACAAGGCAATAGTATCGTTCATACGATCATTATTCCTCATGATAGTAACTTTAAAGTTTATCCAGAAGTTGCGCCCGAACTTCAATCAATTGAAACCTTTGCTACTCAACATAAAGCGATCGCAGTAATTAATGCTGGTTATTTCGATCCGAAAAATCAAAAAACTACTTCTTATATTACTCGCCAAGGCAAGTTAGTCGCCGATCCTCGTACCAATGAAAGATTAATTAAAAATCCTGACTTGCAACCTTATCTTGACAAAATTTTAAATCGCACAGAATTTCGTCGCTACATTTGTTCTCATCGATTTCGCTACGATATTACTTTTCATCAAGATGATATTCCTAACGGTTGTGTTTTAATTGATGCTATTGGTGGAGGACCCCAAATTTTACCTCAAAATACGGCTTTTGAAGAAGGTTTTACCGATTATCAAGCAGAAGAAAAAATTCGTGATGCGATCGGTACTACTCAACTCAATGCCAGAAGTGCGATCGCTCTTACAAACAATGGAGATCTTATTCTAGCATTGGTAGCACAAAAACCTGAATCTCCTACCAACTCTGGAATGTCTTTAGAACAATTAGCTGATTTTTTAACTACCCTCGGTGTAGAAAAAGCAATGAATTTGGATGGCGGAAGTTCAGCTTCTCTCTATTATGATGGGAAAACTGTTTACGGAAGATTAGATTCAGAAGGAAACCAAATTCAACGACCAATCAAATCTGTTATTCTCGTACGTTAA
- a CDS encoding carbon dioxide-concentrating mechanism protein, with protein MTDLDLRRQRVTTQRRYQQQQQHPFQDSALGLVSTKSFPAIVGTADMMLKSAEVTMVGYEKTGSGHCTAVVRGNISDVRLAVEEGAKTAEKFGQLVSKLVIARPMPNLEAVFPIGSHLVELVQKRRGYSRLSNRSIGLIETRGFPAMVGAADAMLKSADVQLASYEKIGDGLCTAIIRGTVANVAVAIDAGMEAAERIGELHAVMIIPRLLEDLEHILPVSSYWIDEPEPLPVLLPNTVKEKEVLELPQADTKPMPLKRIVEIEEL; from the coding sequence ATGACTGACCTAGATTTACGGAGGCAGAGAGTTACTACCCAAAGACGATATCAACAACAGCAACAACACCCCTTTCAAGATAGCGCGCTTGGTTTAGTCTCTACTAAAAGTTTTCCCGCCATTGTTGGTACAGCAGACATGATGCTGAAATCCGCAGAAGTGACGATGGTGGGTTATGAAAAAACTGGCAGTGGACATTGTACTGCTGTTGTGAGGGGAAATATTTCTGATGTACGTTTAGCGGTAGAAGAAGGAGCGAAAACTGCCGAAAAATTTGGTCAATTAGTCTCTAAGTTGGTAATTGCTCGTCCTATGCCCAATTTAGAAGCGGTTTTTCCTATTGGTTCTCATTTAGTCGAATTAGTACAAAAAAGACGTGGTTATAGTCGTCTCAGCAATCGTTCGATTGGTTTAATTGAAACTAGAGGTTTTCCTGCGATGGTAGGTGCTGCGGATGCCATGTTGAAATCGGCAGATGTACAGCTAGCTTCTTACGAAAAGATCGGTGATGGTTTATGTACCGCAATCATTCGTGGTACAGTAGCCAATGTTGCTGTCGCGATCGATGCAGGCATGGAAGCAGCTGAAAGAATTGGGGAACTACACGCTGTAATGATTATTCCTCGATTACTAGAAGACTTAGAACATATTCTACCTGTATCTAGTTACTGGATTGATGAACCTGAACCTTTACCAGTACTATTACCCAATACAGTTAAGGAAAAAGAAGTTTTGGAATTACCTCAAGCGGATACCAAACCCATGCCTCTGAAAAGAATTGTTGAAATCGAAGAGCTTTAA